One Gossypium hirsutum isolate 1008001.06 chromosome A08, Gossypium_hirsutum_v2.1, whole genome shotgun sequence genomic window, CCTTCCGTTAACCTGTCCCCTTTCACTTTCTGAGTTTTCAAAGACCAGTCTCGAATCACAGCATTTTTCTCGGTcacttgtgtaattgactcctccatcagaaacccgtttttggcaaccaatctctaatcaacacctccttaatcaagatgcctatgatgcatgatgaaaaagataaaaataaagacaaacaaacttggttagtaaccACAACAAATATAATCTGAGAAAAACTATAGAAActttaacaaattaagctacgcaattcaatttctttgcataaacagtgtaaatgtaaaggaaatgaaaggcaagaggcgtttctcccgtgtacttattttggtgactattaacGGACAGAAGGTCGGCATGACTCTAATTAGGTGGCTCATATGGTttactatatgcggttttggttctagaaaggtactcgaattgttcctactatcgtctactaagactagtatgaagcctcggtcgtagcccatcacaggctcacgagttcaattcgagggattacattcacttatgcctatgcggaggaacaagttaactcacgaaagcataagtcatatgtaactcggaagtattcactagcctatacggagggacgagttaactcacgaaggcatagcgtttacttccacttaagcggacggagcccgggtagagagctcatgttatgcaaaaatgCAAGTACTTAGTGTATGgagagaaactcacaaaccttttcgtttttatttaaaactaaaagaAGCTAAAACTATAAGGACTTAAAGCTGCCAAGCAAAaggataaaacaagttagaaaaaatatttataacatatgCAAATGCctgattttttgaaaacaaaacttgaggatcacgactaaatattaatttgaacaaggaaattcaaaaattttgacaacacgtgtttaattcgactcgactctcaaaaatgggtccccagcggagtcgccagctaTAGCGTCGTAAAATTTTTTGCTTTGGGTCACTAattgaggcgattatttgaaattttaaaaatggaatTTCGGTTTTAAAGAGAAAatgagtcgccaccgatcttttttctaggtgtgatcggacacctaataaatcttttttttaaagaaaacttattcttgaacaaaaatgaaggccgaatttgGGTCTACacgaaaatccagagaaaaatagggttcgggagtcgattacgcacgaggaaggtattagcaccctcgcgacgcccaaaattggtatctttactaaacatgtgttgtcttaattttctaaaatacgagttcagtttaaattttaatcgtgatccgatcaaaacacgagaatttttaaaatttcaatttcttttgagAAGGGCGTTCCGTTTTTAACATGAGCCGATGATATTCACCCAaaatagcgatgaaatcaacggcttaatgttaaatcggcacgttgccttatttattgaaattagttaaaaacaagaatgaaaatATTTCTAGATAAAGTAAGTAAAAGGAAACTATATTGATGTTGAAAAAATATATGAACAAATAGGCTAAATTCGGAAcagacaaataataataaaaagttaagaatatacgaagcaaataatatataaaacattaacaaTGTATATGCgataataatagtataaataaaaaataatgcatATGATACTaaacatgataataatagtaataatctAAACATGAAATAGTaatgaacatatatataaaacatataatactagATTAAAAGTATAAACAATACGTATTGAAAgcaggaataataataataataataataataaaaccaatgataatgatatataaatatatgtatgtattaaaatatataagtaataataagaataaaaatatatacatagtactaaaaatatatataatatagcgTTAAAAATACGTGcataatatagttattaaaaataatatatattcataagataatatgtaaaaaatgtaatatagcattagaaatatatacatgacatatataaagatataatattaaaaagatacatatacgtaatatatatataataaaaacatgtatatatattatagtactaaaatatttacatagtatacgcctattagaaataataataatgttaaaaaataactattaatattacataaatatacacacacacatatatatatatattaaaaaaatacataataatattaaaaatacgtACATactgtatatatacatataatatagttattaagaaaatacatacaatatataatattaagaatatACACAATACATATGGTATTAAAAAGTATAGtattataaaaacataatatatacatataagtattgattttaaaaaaataatactaataatagtaatagtaaaatactaataaataatagaTATAGTAATAATAAGAACGTATAAACGACAATATGtacaggggaaaataaaaataataaaagaaaattagtaacGCTATGTATacgtaaacataatataataagaatattaaaatgaagtaattagaaaataatactatgtacaaaaatatatacataatatggtattaaaaatatatacatatataacatagTATTTAAGAATGTATacataagatgatataaaatacatacatggaatagtataagaaatatataactaatgacattaaaaatatatacataatatataaaatatatacaatatatacctatattataaatgataataaaaaaatattcatacaCTACAtaaatacgtacatatatatataaataataatagtgttagaaatatgccatatagtattagaaatatacataatatatacatattagaaataataataatgttacaaTACAATTGTTAATAATATTAcctaaatatattcatatatatatattaaagatatatatatatataataacacataataataataataaataataaataataatataaaaaaggcaaaaataatataaaaatcaaattaattctggaaaaaggactaaattcgaaGCGAAAATAAAGTTTTGGGgcgaatttgaaataaaaagaaagagaaagggcTTATTTGAACACGTGAGAAATGTAAGGGGACTGAAACAGCAATATTTCCTTCCCCTCAAAACGCAGCGCATCatcagggattaaattgaaaagcgcaaaaaattatggggccaaattgaaaataaaaaatgacttaattgcaaaagagTGAAAAAGCTGAAGGACCGCGCGCATAAATAACCCATTAatcaaaaacacgtggatcctctagcgggtcgggtcggacggACCGGGTATaggccaaaacgatgtcgttttggggttaaaggacagcccccaaaacgacgttgttttgggaGGCTATATAaggctaattttttttttaaattcattctttcatatgtttcaaaaaaataaaaaatcacccctctttatttttttctctgcAGGGGGTTCTGCTCCGGTGAGATCCGGCTAGTCATCACCGCCGGCCACtgtacacggtggccggaaaaggtaaaaattttatttttttcgtttttttttaaaaaacttattaatataccttatatatatacatagaacacaaataaaaatgaaatatttataagtatatgtgtagtttcaaagaaagaaataaaacaaatcaaCAACCTTTTGTGTTTGCTATTTGTTGTCTTCTTTATGTGCTTGAATCTGGTTTTTTGATATTGTGAAGACTGTTTTTGTACTCTAGAAATTTGCTGCTTTGTATTGCTAAAAACAACCGACCCTTTTACAAAGTTTTAaatcggcttttatagccattgtACAAAAATCTCTTTCTACTTTCTGTCTTTTCGTTTTAATTGCTTGCAGGTGCTGTAGCGGTGAAGGTGACCCGAGATGGTGGCCGGTGCTGCAGTGGGCAGGTGATGGCAAGGGCAAGTGGCCGAACGGGACAAGGTggctagggtttcagcttttctgaaaTCCTAGTTTGTCTAATGGGCTAGGTTAATTTTAAGTTTTGGGCTGATGTTTGGGTTTAAAATGTTGTAAACGGGTTTGGGTTTTGTGGGTTTAGTTGTAATATATTTGGGCTGAGCAAATTTTGGGCTTCTACAGCATACATGGAcaatggtttagtgtgcaattgtatacatgaactttaatttgattcagttcttgtaaattattaacacaattattgatataacatcattttatatttatatattgcatacataaatatttatatttattcaatataaaaatatattgatgtatttattttttaaaatgtgtatgattaaatcaaaattaaagtttcaactatacatttaaaccacaattagaatttcacgtctataattacacattaaatcgaAATTCATATTTAATTGTGAGATATATCTCTATCAAAATTTAggtgtatacatataattaaatgccatttatataaaaatctaaacaactaaTGCGGTCATACATAAAAGAATAATGCTTGTATTGCTATgtcattttatactttttttaattcatcgatttcattttatttctgttaaagtttccttttgtattttatatgataatttaaaaattataaaaatcttcaaaaaaattaaaaattaaaaaattaaaaattaaaaaattaaaaacttaaaaatttaatatttaatattttagtccatatttcaattaaaaagttcaatatttaaaattaaaaaattccaaaaaatgataatctcagcacaaaaattttgaaagaaaaaataaaaaaatatgttaaaaacgccacaaaaagttAAGCTATAGTCAAAAGAATTGAGCTATAGTGGCGGTTTTTTTTAAAACGCCACAGAAGGccattattttacaaaaaaaaagggaaatcaaAATCCCGCTCACTCCCAAAAAATAACTTTTGCTTACCCACTCGTTACTCCCTCTTCTTCTCATCTATGTCACTCGCCCTAAATCCCTCAAATAAAATTTAGCTACTCTTTTTCTCTCGTTACTCTTTTTCTCTCGATCCTTCGTTTCTTTTCACTGTTTAGATATATCCGCCTCTCTCATCTTCGTAAGTACTCTTACTTTGAATACTCCAATTTTCTTATTGATTTTGCAGATTGGTTCTCTAATCCTTTTTTCGGGTGTAGCGTTGTTTATACGTTTGGTTGTTGTTGAAGAAGTGCTACTACCATGGCTACAAAGAAGAGCGTTAGGGACTTGAAGGAAGCTGATTTGAAGGGAAAGAAAGTGTTTGTTAGAGTCGATCTAAACGTTCCATTGGATGATAACTTCAACATAACTGATGACACAAGGATCCGTGCTGCTGTTCCCACCATCAAGTATTTGATGGGTCATGGCTCTAAAGTCATCCTCTCTAGTCATTTGGTACCTTTCTTTTATTCCTTTTCTTTAGATTTgatttctttaataaaaattttccttTGATCCCATACTgggtttttgggtttttgttTGCCTTTTGATTTATCTGCATATTTTGATCTGGTGTTCATTGAGATCTTTATGGGTATTTGTGGTTTTGAGATTTATTTTTGATTAACTAAGCTAGATCTGTCTGAATCGGATGGAGGCAGCATCATCTCTGTtttttgtttatatcttttatgttcgatctcattttctttttaattctaaaatcacTGCACCGAGATAGTATTTATTGATTTTTGATATATCTAACAAGCATGTTTTGTGGCTGATATTTTCATAGTTGTTGTTTGTTTTTAGCTCGTAAATTGGTACACCTTTGTTTTctcttgattctgattttgagcttggtttattattttcacaattttgcaCAATTTTGAACTTGAAAAATGGTACCAATAATGGAAAACTGGGTTTTGGCAGGTAATTTGTTATGGGATACTTTTGGTTTTGATGGCTGTTGGGAACTTTATAAACACAATACAGACACTCGTGACAAAATCAATGTTTAAAGCAAAGATGAAAAGATCAAAGAGCAAGCCGGAGTTGGATTAAAATGTCCTTGATTGTTAGGTAAATCTTACATAAACATGTTTGTTAAGTATACTTCGTATGAAAATTAGTTGAATGGAAGCAAGCAACGCCTAGATATTCTTTCACCATTTTGAACTCTTTAAGAAAATGGCAAGTCCAAGACTaggcttctttttttttctttgaaatgtATTCTTGTAaggtatttttatttatataaattttgatttgttaaCGAGTctaagatatttaattttttattattgttcgCATTGCTTTATTGTGTAGTGTTATATTCTCAAGTACATTTAGTTGTAATCTTACTGAAAGTTGGTCCCCTAATTTTCTGATATTCAAATTTATGGCCATCTCCAGGCCACTGTGGACAGTCCACAGCTCCGCCACAACactaatattcaaatttatttttgacTAGTACAATACCATTATAACAGCCATGAACTGGAATTACATGTGATATTAGTAACTTGTACCAGCCCTTAAGGCTTCGGCTTTACTTAAAACAGGAATTATATGTGATCTTCGGCAATTTTGCCCAGCAGAATTAAGCTAATTTTATGGTTCTATCTTTAATTAATGCAGGACTGAGCAATGCTTTCTTTACAGGTCAGTTTCCTGTTTCTTTGTCATGGATGGATGTATTTATTGGAATATGGGACTAAGTaacttaatacaaagaaattttacattttttttctatGCCTTTTAGATCACCTCTAATTTTATTATACAAAGAATTAGTAACTTAATGCAAAGAATTTATGGAAGTTTTCGTCGGTGTTGGTTTTGCTCGTATCAGGGATCTGTTTAAGAGAGCCAAGGTGATAATGCTATAAGTTTCTTATATTTGATTGCTAAGGCAGCATGTAGCTGTTAATTGTTGGGCATATGATAATAATTAGGGAACAGATAAAATGTTGCAGATGGTTGGGCCACCTATAAATCAGCTTGCTGTATTTTCTATGTTATTGTTTTTTATGTTATAAGTACagattccttttattttatttacagatACTTGGTTATGCTATGTACTTTGTGTAATTTGTTGAGAAATTCTTATCTTTTGCAGGTAAATAAACCATTAGTTATAttcattgatgaaattgatgctttAGCAACTAGGTATGATAATCTTGTTGCTActcctttcccttctttttttaatGCAAGAATTTGTTGAAACCACACCATTTGTTGACATATGAAGGCGAATGCTTTAACAGATATAGTTTGCAACTAAGCATTAATATTTTGCATCTGATTTAAATCAAGTGATTGGAAATGGAAATATAGTTGCCTTGGTTATCTTTTATGGTATTTTATAAGACACTGAGAATGGGCTACATTCGATACCTTTTACAGGCCAATTATCATTGCAATTATGAGTAGGAAGATAACTATAGATGAATTTAGTGGAGAGGAGAAAAACATAGCTGTCTTTAAGATCATATGTAAAtgattttctctctttctttctatcTGATCAGACGTCAGGGGATTTTCAAGGAAACAACAGACCACTTGTATAATGCAGCCACTCAGGAGCGAGAAACTACTTTGAATCAGCTACTAATAGAGCTTGATGGGTTTGATACTGACAAAGGTATTATATTTTCGGCTGCTACAAATCGTAGAGATTTGTTAGATCCTTCGTTTTGATCGCGAGGTTAATTTCCATCACTTGAATAGCAGATCTAATTAGTTAATATATCTCatcaatacaaaaatatattCGAATCACTTTATCACCCATCACTTGATCTAATTAGTTAATAGCAGATCTAATTAGTTAATTTCCATCACTTGAATagcaaattttattatattacattttttagcaaattttattatattacatttttttagtattaaatttttcataaaattataataatttaataaaatcattttttaccCATCGATTATCATAATGTATTTAGTTAAACAATCagtaaatattaaaatgataacaaGTGGGGAGTCtgacatattatatttttattgtaaaatatgcatatgtacaattaataaacacttttctatttaattaaaaaaataaaaatagtggcCAAATAAAATACTATAAAGTAATACTCATGACtcttaaaatatgtgaaaatagaaGAAATTATCTTAAAAAAGGCTACAGTCATCGCACAAATAATTTATTGATTCAATATATTGAATATGAttgataattttgaattaaaaaatctaatagattatacaaatttttaaacactcaaaataataattactaGTTTGAAACTTTTGCTGTAGAGAAAATGAACATATTAAACCTGGCAATCTATTTAATCACAACTTTAAACTTTTAATCCATTAATATAAAAACTGTACTAATTATAGTTAAAATACCAGTAAGGCATTTGTCATGTAATTTCATTATTTGGTTTTGAGGGTCGTATAAGTGATTTCTTTATTAGCCTGACTTTGGCTTACAGGTGCATACTTTGGCTTTCTGTTCCGGTGTTTTGGATTCTCTGGCGGTTGAATTGAAAGCATCAAAGGGATTCTCTAAGTTATATGCAGGCATTGCAATACTTTGGCTTCATCTAAGCTTGAACCAGCCCTCTGTTGtatattgtttcttcttcttttttgatcTTTTTCCTTTGATTAATGAGAGGTaatgatgatttggcattcttttcTCACTaggatgaattttgttttagaaattgtaatactttgtgtgtgtgtgtgtgtgtttatgtattaaattatatattgaatcaatgtttatgtattaaatttaaattcattaatttgtatatttagttttgaagtttaaattttaatggaaaatttaatttaattaatattttttatttatccttaaaagtatatagtttaaagttcaaatttcaaaaattaaacataatataatatttaacatagaaataaatattatttaattaaaataaaataattttttaaaaaaggtcatgatttttagtggcgtttgtgggaaaagcgctgctaaaggtcatgacttttagcggcataAACGTCATAAAAAGTTAGCtgcattttttgcggcgtttgtaaaagcggcgtttgtaaaagcaccgcaaatagttttagcggcgcttataagCGCCACTATAGGCCCAAAAAAACGCCGCTCAAAAACTTTTTTGCTGTAGTGATgaggatccaaatactcatttggccaacTTTCTGGAATATTGCGACACTTTcaagatcaatggcgtttctaaCAACGCTATTCGCTTAAGACTATTTCCCTTCTCGTTAAGAAGTAATGGTTGAAGTCCCTACCGCAAggttcaatcactacttgggaacagaTGACCGATAAGTTTCTACTAAAGTACTTTCCACCGGCTAAGACTGCCAAATTGAGAAACGATATCTCTTcctttgtgtagatggatttagaaactttATACGACGCATGAGAGGTATAATGACTTATTAAGAAGGTgctctcaccatgggttacctttatggctacaggttcaaacttttcgcaatagtttgaacccctcaactaggcAAATGGTCGATGCAGCTGCCGGTGGAACCATAAATAACAAAACATCTGAGGAGACTTATGAGTTTATTGAAGAGATGccattgaataattatcagtggcaagtcatgaggacaaagtcGACAAAAGCcgctggtgttttcaacctcgacacagtcaccatgttatcaaaccaggtagagctcttaaataaaaagattgatggtttatttgTCTCTACACAGGTACATCTGGTGATGCAGTGTGACACAAATGGAAGAGGAATGAATAATCTAGAATGCCTAGCCTACGACCTTAGCAATACGAatgaacaagtcaactatatgggtaacaattctagacttcagaataacccttatagtaatacttacaatgtaggttggaggaaccatcccaatttctcttagGGTGGTCAAggcaatcaaagaccacaacccccTCTAGGATTTCAACTAACTTACTAGCAGGAAAAGAAgatgaaccttgaggagatgctaatgaaattcatctcggtgtcagaaacacGTTTCCAAAACACCAAAATAGCGTTTAAAAATCAGCAACCGTTGATTCAAGGGCTCGAAAATCAAATAGGCCAGCTTGCTAAGCTGATCTTAGAAAGTCCGCAAGGTAGCTTGCCTAGCAACACCGAGTCTAACCCAAGAGAGGAACTCCATGCGATTACTGTTCGAGATGAGGAAGGGTCAGTTGATTCCAAACTAGAACCAAGGCAGGAAGGCGTGGTAAGTAAAGATAAGGTGGATAAAAGCTAGAATAAACAAAAACAGGTGAGCAGAGAATATACACCTCGCatgccataccctaatgcgacaaaGAAAGACCGCATAGATGAACAATTttgtaaatttcttaaacttttgaaaaagttgcatattaacttaccgttcattaaagctctttcgcagatgcccaactcaataaaatttttaaaagagcttctgacaaaaaaataaaagttagatgATTCGTCGCATATGGaattaaatgcagtttgctcagcgaTTCTACAAAACAAACTACCTaacaagttgaaagatccagggagttttactatttcctgtttaattggtagtttaaatattgataatgctttagctgatttagggcaagtataaatgtcatgccctataaaatgttcaaacggctaggtcttgggaaacctaaacaaactaggatgagtattccaCTGGCAGACAAAACTATTAGATCTAGGGGTATTGTTGAGGACGTACTCGTTaagattgataaatttatattcccagtcgactttgttgttctagacattgATGAGGATAGTGACTTACCTTTAATTCTAGgtcggccctttttagcaacttccagaactatcattgatgttggtacaggtgatctaatacttcgtgtaggtgacgaaacaatcactcttcaggCCCGTGATTCTGTTAAGACATCAAGTGATGAAGTAATTTTTTAAATCCTAACAATAAGACTAATCACGTGGTTCAACCCTCTTTGCAGGAAACATTTTCGAGAAGCATAAATGAGCCACGTTCTAGTTCATGCACTAACAATggaaccatccatgaaagaagaATGCTACAGAtagatgaactagatgaatggcgaacttATGGCAGGGAGAGGCAGAAGCAACACCATGTCGAATTTAAGAATGAGTCGAATCACTTTAAGGTCGGGGATCAGGTATTGTTGGATAAAACGGACCCACGAGTTGTCACTTCAAAGTCTAATGCAGACAGAGCAACTCCCTTCACGGtactaaatatttttctatatgaTACAGTCGAGGTAACACACACTGCATTCAGAACTTTCGAGATAAACAGTACTCAactcaaaccttattttgatagaattgatagcagggatgaggtgTCTCAACTCCTCAAACCACCGTGACCATGTGAAATTGAGGTAAGtctagcttagactttaaataagcgcttctcgggaggcaacccaagcactaacaccactaactaatttatttttatctattttttgtgtttaaatgcaggtttttgacccacacggcctgggcgtcccaggccgtgtgatctAACAGGGgttaaacagtgagttacacggcctagcgacATGGTCGTATGACCCACACTTCCTGGACAAACGGGTGTGTCCTTGGCCATGTGGAAACAGGGCTTAAGTCACCAAAATTTGACAGACATGGGCTAAAAGAGGCCATACGGGCGTGCGGCATGGCCGTGTTAcctacacggcctggacacacgagcatgtcctaggccgtgtgaaaattggagctaaattttcaaattttaaacaagtTAGAGATTTACACGGGCGAGGCACACGGCCGTGCGTGTTACCTACACGGCCTGAACACACGAGCATGTCCTAGGGCCTGTGAAAACTGgagctaaattttcaaattttaaacaagtTAGAGATCTACACGGGcgaggcacacggccatgtgtttgGACATAAGGGCGTGTggtagaccacacgggcgtgggagaagcgagcAATGTAGAACACGGCAGTGCAATACAGCCATGTAaatcacacggcctggacacacgggcgtgtctaaagccgtgtgacgAGTGGGCTGTTACTTTTCTCGATGAACATGGGCTGGAACTCGAACCACACAAgagtgtgacacggccgtgtggcccaacacagacattacacgaccgtgtcacccATAAAATCTCCAACcctaatattttatttctcaaaccCTACCAAGCCCTAGCTGTCACAGCCTTTAAAATTCCCTATTCCAGCACCGTAACTCGCCCCCCATATCGCTGAAAAATATTTTCTTCCCTTTTCCCctcatttcttcttttttttcctcctctttcCCTTCTCCCCCACGACGCAACCCCTCTCTCAACTGAACCACTTCCTCCTCTCTCTCATTCATCCTCAAAACCCACAAACCGCAACATCCACAACCATCCCACCACCATCACCGGCCCCTGCGCCTTTCGTACCTCCGATCACCAGCTGTCGATTCTCCTCTCTCTTccctttacttttatttattaatttatttccttatttctattattactcttagtatattattttattctcttattattattgttttcttatttcattattatgagtttctttatttacTGGTTGTGATTGTTTAATTTCTTGAATTTTCATTCTTCATATCTGGCCATGTGTTAactttctttcatattttatccATTTCAGCAATTTTGTTcttatttgatgatattttctTCTATCTTTTAGTTAGTTAGACGGCTACTATTCTCatgattatttttgttattttgaattatattatttctattaGAGTCTTGCTGCTAGGTTTTAGTTGACTTTTCTTGTTAATATGTTTCTTTCTAGTCTTCTTGCTCATTATTAGTACTCCCTAGGTTTCAGCATATTGTTTCTTAGTTTGCTTATTGTCCTCAttcaattattatca contains:
- the LOC107933950 gene encoding probable inactive ATP-dependent zinc metalloprotease FTSHI 1, chloroplastic isoform X2, producing the protein MLSLQVNKPLVIFIDEIDALATRRQGIFKETTDHLYNAATQERETTLNQLLIELDGFDTDKGAYFGFLFRCFGFSGG
- the LOC107933950 gene encoding probable inactive ATP-dependent zinc metalloprotease FTSHI 1, chloroplastic isoform X1, with the protein product MLCTLCNLLRNSYLLQVNKPLVIFIDEIDALATRRQGIFKETTDHLYNAATQERETTLNQLLIELDGFDTDKGAYFGFLFRCFGFSGG